GCGGACGCCCACCGCCCGGAAGGCGGCACGTGAGAGGTACGAGCATGTACTGCAGCGGGCATTGCAACGCTGTTTGCCGGACCTGAACCTGGTGCGGCTGAGTTCGGCCATGGACCTGGAGCACTGCTTTGGTCCGGTGTATGCGCGTGGCGTGCTGCGCAAGGGCCGCTCGGCTTTCGCGGTCCTGGGCGTGAACTCAGAAGAAATGCAGGCATCGATTGATGCGGCGCTTACGTTCGGCATCCTGTGGCTAGATAGGTGCCGGCAGTCGGAGCCTGCAAACATCCTGGTGGAGGGGTTGAAACTGATAGTGCCGCCGGGGACCTCGGGCGTTATCCGCGAGCGTATGGCGCATCTTGACCAGGATGCCGCCAAATGGCAACTGTTCGAAATGGACGAGCGTGAGCCATCGCTGCAAGAGCTTGATCCAAAAGATCGCGGGAACCTGGACACTCGGTTGCTGCAATGCAGTAACCCGGCTTCGGCTGAGGAGAGGTTTGCCGAATCCATGTCCCGAATGCGCGAGCTGTGCATTGGGGCAGAAATGGCCGTCATCTCGCCAGCAGAAATTGGGTTTCGTTATCACGGGTTGGAGTTTGCGCGGGCGCGCCTGGCCACTCAAGCCAACTCATTCCGCTATGGCCAGGAAATTGTGTTTGGGGTAGCAGGCGCTGAAACCGTCTTGACCGAAGAAAATATCGAAGAATTTAAACGGATGCTGCTGACTTTGGTGGACGCTCGCCAAGCCGATGGAAGTCGGAACCAACCGCTATGGCGGATACACCCCGAGCGCTGGCTCGAGTCGCTAGTCAGGCGCGATGTGCGAGCGGTTGATGGAGCGCTGGAAGCGTCGCCGGTCTATAGCCAGGTGCCGGCCTTTTCAGCGTCAGACCGGGCGATGATTGACCTGTTGGCCGCCACCCGGGAGGGCCGCCTGACCGTGCTTGAACTCAAGGCAGACGAAGATATCCATTTGCCTCTCCAGGGGGTGGACTATTGGGCGCGAGTGCAATGGCATCATGCCCGCGGCGAGTTTACCCGCTTCGGCTATTTTCCTGGACGTGAACTGTCAGCGGAGTCGCCTCGATTGGTGCTGGTGTCTCCGGCGTTGCACGTCCATCCTGCGTCTGACACGGTTCTTCGCTACCTAACTCCGGAAATTGACTGGATGCTGGTTGGGGTGCAGGAACAGTGGCGGGAAGCCGTGCGGGTGGTGTTCCGAAAACGGCCATCAGATCTGCGGCAAGCCATGGTAGCAGCCGACTGACATTGGCAGGGCCGCCAAACTACCGTCTAGTCCTTCCACGCGCCTAGCAGACGGCGGATCAAGACCAATTCTCCCAGGTGATAGGCATTGTGGTCGGCTACCAGCATGGCCTCGCGCAGTAACGTCTGGCCGTCGCCCCAGGGGATCTTGGCGAACAAATCGTTCTGGGGATCTTCAACCAGGTTCTGCATGGCCCGCAGATCAGCGCGAAAAGCTTTGATGCTCTCGTCCCACGCAGTTTCGCTGGGAGGCGCATCGCTTTTTGGCCAATATCCCTTTGGCCACTCCGCCGACACGTGCTTGCGGTTGCGGCTGAATTCGAGGATGTCCCACTGAGCCAATCTCAGGTGTTCCAATAGTCGCCAGGCAGTGTGGGGCTGGCCTCCAGGTTTTTTCCCACGCAGGGAAACCGGAAAATCTGCAATCGCCTGGTCGAACGTGGCGTGCGCGCCACCACCTTTGAGCAGGTACAGCAGATGCTCGCGCAGGGCACGGTCGGAATTACCTTTAGATTTCATGATTACTCCCAGGTTGTTCTGAAATAGACGGGCCCACGTTTGCGGTGGAAACTGGCATGGCGTTCTCCGGTTTCTCGCCGCGGTAAACGCGTGAAATGCCGCGAACTATGCGCCGCAGCGGCAAAGTCCCCTTTTCATCCGCGAGGAATATCTCGCCCACACGGCTGCTGCGGTAGTACCAGCGCTTTAGTATCGCCAAATGTTCCATGCGTTCGATGGCCGACGAGGGTACGGCGGCTGGAAAAGCCCCAAGCGCATCCTGCAGGCGCGATTCCATGGACTGAGATTTCCCCGCCTGTTCGGCGGATGGGGCGACGGCAAAGGTGATCGGGCCAGAAAGGCAGCTGGCCTCCACCCGAAAGATCGCGACAGAGCCTGCCTCGGCTGAGCGCTGAACCATGACTGCCGCGAGCCGGTCGAGGCGCCGGACGATTTCAGGACGCTGGTTGAGAACAGGTGCAAGCTTTTCCAGGCGTGTGTGAGTGGCAGCCGCGGTTTCAAACTCCAGGCTGCCGGAGGCCTGATCGCGTGCCGTCGAGAGCTCCCGCACCAACGAGTGTCCGCCGCTGTCGAAGTAGGCCTGCACCCGGGCCACTTCCGCGCGGTATTCATCGTCCGTGCAGCCGCGGAAGCAAGGCGCCAGGCACATCTTCATTTCCGAGTAAATGCAGCCCGGGAAAGCTGGATCGGGATGAAGCTCATCCACACAGCGGCGCATTTTGAAGAAATCGAGGGAATCATTGGCGAATTTTTCCGCCGCCGCGCGGGAGGCGAACGGTCCGTAATAAAAAGAGCGGCCCCCGAGCTTGCCGAGGCGCGTGGTGATGGAGGCGCGTGGGTAAGCATTCTCCATGTGCATCCGGACCAGCGGGGCAAAACGGAACTTCATCCGCCTGCCATAACTCTCTGGAAATGTGCGGCGGAGAACCTGATAAAGCAGGAGCCCGGATTCAAATTCGGAACCGCTCGCCGTGAACTCAATGTGTGCGACTCGAGCCCGCAAATTCAGTCGGCGGCTTGGCTCATCGGGGCGGCCCAGAAGGCGAATCAGTCGGCGGCGCAGGTTTGCTGTTTTGCTGACATACGGCTCCTGCCCAGGCTCGCTCGCCCACAACATGAAGACCGCCGGGCCGGCCGGCACAGCGGCAAAGATCTCGGCATCGCGTTCCGGGACGAACTCGAGCCGATGAGCGAGCATGCTTCAGTTAACCACACAGGGCCCGAGGAACACAGTTAGACAAGATGCTTCGCCACAAAGGACACGAAGTAGCACGAAGGAGTTTTGTCTTTAACCACAGAGGGCACAGAAGAAAACAGAGGTAAATCGAGAAACAAACAATCGCTAATCCAGAGGGCCAAGTCTCCCAAATTTTAGAATCCTTTGTGATCCTTCGTGCCCTTTTTGGTGAAGGTGTCTTGTGTTTCTGTGTTCCTCTGTGCCCTCTGTGGTTGATTTGGTTTTTATCTGAAGCTGGCGTTGCGGAATTTCTCGCGATAGTCCTGGCCCTCCAGCTTCACAATCCGGCACATTTCGTGAAGCCGAGAACGCATGCGCTCTCCAATACGATCGCCAAGGGTCTCGCCGCGGGCGGCATCATCTGCGGCTTCGCGGCTGCGGCTGCTGAGATTTCCGCGGGCCTCTCGCGCCGGCAGATTGGGAAAGTTGGTCGTAATAATGGTAGTGCGATTGTTGTTATAGCGGGTGTTCAGGATCAAGCTGACGGTATCCCATACCCACTCTGTGGGCTTCACCGCTCCCAATTCGTCTAATACCAGCACTTCGGTCTCAAAAACTGGCTGCAGGACCTGGAGTTCGGTGGCCTGCACCGAGCTGTTATAGGAATTTTGAATTTGCTTCAGCAATTCGCGGTAGTCGTAGAACAGACACGCAATGCCTTTGGTGGTGAGCAGCTCTTTGATGATGCCGACGGCCAGATGAGTCTTGCCGACCCCGATACTGCCAATCAAAAGCAAGCCGGTAGTATCCACGGGATACTCTTCAACAAACTTGCAGGCCGCCATGCGGGCCGGAGCAAGCTTGCCATGTGGTCCTTCGAACTCGAAGTTCGAAAGCTCGCAGTGTTCATAACGTTTGGGGATACGCGCCTGCTGCAGCAATCGCTCGCGGCGGTCACGGACGGCGCAGTCACAGCGCGTAACCCTGCGCGCGTTCGTCGAGCCGGAGGCCGATTGCGCCGCTAATTCGACGCTTGCGAGCGCCTTCCAGCCAGTTCCATCACAAACGGGACAAACGTCGAGGGAGGCCTTCATGAACTATGTGGGTATTTTTTCGGTCAATGTGACTGTGCACCAGCACGACGGTAACACGCAAGGACAAAGCAGCGACCTTCTGTGTACAACTTGTGGACTTGTGCTCCGAGTTGTGGAATACGAAGTCTCAGTACTGCTTGACACATGAACCGAGGAAGAAACCTGACATAAAGGTGAAACAGTATGGCAAGAGGCTCTCCCAATGAGCCTTGCGGTAGCGACTAAGTGGCTAATTTCTGACTACATACATTGCGCTGGCGAGCTCCGGCTTGGCAGAAGGATTGCCCATGCTCCCATGGCCGAAGGTCATCCTGCCTTGGTCGCCTCACAAAATGAGGTGAGCTGCAGCACAACCGGGGATTAAGGTTTGGCTTCTAAACGGAGCGTCATGACCGAACGTCAGTGACAAAAATTGTCAGGAGTGCCATGGCAGTTTCGCCAGTCAATTTGCGGCAAATGGTGGGATTCACGGTCAACACGGCTCCGGCTGGAGCAGCCGAGCGCGATCTCCAAGCGGGCTTTTTGGAGTTCCTGGAGCCTCTGCACAGGCGGTTCACTCCCGGGCAGCAATTTCTTATTGAAAAGCGCCTTCAAGCCCTGGCTGACGCGCATCGCGGCCGCTTGCCGAATCACTTGCCGCCCTCGGAAGCCACCAAGGGCGACTGGCGTATCGGGTTGCCGGAATGGTGCGCCGACCAGCGCAACCAGATGACCGGCCCCGCAGATGACGCGGAGCTTGTGGTCAAAATGCTCAACTCCGGCGCACCCGGAGTGATGCTCGACCTCGAAGACTCCACGGCCAACGAATGGGGACACCAACACCTGGGAGTAGAAAATATCCTCGAAGCCCTCCGTGGCAAGCTGACCTACTTCGATAAGAAGCGCAATCAGGTAGTGGGCATCAAGCCCAGTAAGACGGTCATCTGGATACGGCCTCGGGGATTGCACATCAGCCAGGGTGGAGTTTTCGGGGATGAGCCGGTTGCAGCCTCGCTGTTCGACGTAGCCAGCATCGTGTACCGGATTGACCCGAGCGAGCTGAAGCACCCGCTCGCTATCTACATTCCCAAGTCAGAATCCGCAGAGGAGGCGCTTTGGTGGCGAGACCTGTTTCAAGCGCTGGCCGAAGCTCGCGGTCTGCCGCATGACTTTATTAAGTGCATGGCCCTGGTGGAGTCACATCCGTTGGCATACCAGATGGAGGAGTTCCTCTTCAATCTACGCGAGCACATCCTGGGGTTGAATCTGGGCCGCTGGGACTACATGGCCAGCCTGATCCACTTCAATTTGAACGATCCCGAATGGGTGCTTCCGGATCGCAACACCATTCCCCACGATGTGTCGTTCTTCCAGCGGCTGCGGGAGTTGTTGCCGGAAATTTGTCACAAACGCAGAGCACTTGCGATTGGCGGCATGACCGCCCTTTATCCAAGCCGCGAAGATGCCGAGCTGAATGCCCGCGCTCTGGCGGGTCTGGCAAAAGACAAGAAGAACGAGGCCGATTCCCTAATGGATGGCGCCTGGACCGGCCATCCCGACCAGAACCAGATTGCCATTGAACAGTTTCCCAATCCTAACCAGATAAACGTGCGTCGGCCCGGGGCGGAACGGTATCCGGACTTGCGACCAGCTCCCACAGGCGTCGGGCAGAAGACCCTGGCCGGCACTCGGGCCGCAATTCGCACCGTGATTCGCTATCGCAACGGGGTGCTGAATGGCAAAGGCGCCAGCCTGCTCGACGGCTACATGGAAGATTTGGCAACAGACCGCATCTACAGATTGATGCTGGCGCAGCGCATGAAGCACGGCCGCGCCGCGGAAGTGAAAGATGAATCGGGGAACCTGGTGGAGCACACGCCAGAACTGATCCACGGACTTTTTGATGAAGAGCTGGAAAAGATCATTGCCAATCCGGCCCGCGCTGACCTGGGAACGCCGGAAACATTCCGCGAAGCGCGACGCATCAGTGAGGCGATGGTAGTAAATGGCGAGTTCGACCCAGTTTGAGGACCGCGTCTAGCGCGGAGAGTGTAAGGAAAGAAAGGAAGTACCAACGTGGCAACTAACGGAAAGAATGTCAACGGAAAGAATGGCAATGGAAAGAACGGCAATGGAAAGACCAGCTCGGACTGGACCACCGCGAAAAGATGGCTAGGCGTGATGCGTCCCTACAGCGCGGAAGACGTCGCTCGGATCAGCGGCTCGGTTCATATCGAGCACACGCTGGCGCGTATGGGAGCGGAGCGGTTATGGGACATGCTGCAAAACGAGTCCCACGTTACGGCGCTCGGCGCAATGACGGGAAACCAGGCAATCCAGCAAGTGCAGGCCGGTTTGAAAGCCATTTACGTCAGCGGCTGGCAAGTGGCGGCGGACGCGAATAATGCCGGGCAGATGTATCCCGATCAGAGTTTGTACCCAGCGGACAGCGTGCCCAACGTGGTACGACGTATCAATAATGCGCTGCAGAGAGCCGATGAGATCCACAACGCCCAGGGAAACAACACCACGAACTGGTTCGCACCCTTGATCGCTGATGCAGAAGCCGGCTTCGGCGGGTGTTTGAATGCCTTCGAGTTGATGAAGGGAATGATTGAAGCGGGCGCTGCTTGCGTCCATTTCGAGGACCAGCTTTCGTCAGCGAAGAAGTGCGGGCACTTGGGCGGGAAAGTATTGGTGCCTACCAGTGAAGCGATCCAGAAATTGGTGGCGGCCCGATTGGCGGCGGATGTTATGGGTGTGCCTACCTTGATCCTGGCACGGACGGACGCCAACAGCGCCCGCCTTTTAACCAGCGATATTGACCCGCGCGACCGCGAATTTCTTTCAGGCGGGCGCACCGCCGAGGGTTTTTACAATATCCGCGGAGGATTGGAATCCGCTATCGCTCGCGGTATTGCTTACGCTCCTTATGCGGACCTGATTTGGTGCGAGACCGCCGAACCCAATCTTGAAGAGGCGCGGCGATTCGCAGACGCGGTGCAAGCCCACTTCCCCAGTAAATTGCTGGCGTACAACTGCTCACCATCATTTAATTGGAAGAAGAAGCTGGACGACGCCACGATTGCGCGCTTCCAGACTGAGCTTGCGGCTATGGGTTACAAGTTCCAGTTCATTACGCTGGCGGGTTTCCACGCCTTAAATCTGAGCATGTTCGAGCTGGCACGAGGATTCAAAGACAACGGAATGACGGCCTACTCCCGTCTGCAGGAGAAGGAGTTCAACCGGGAGAAGGGCTACGGCTACGAGGCGGTGAAACACCAGAGTTTTGTGGGTACGGGATATTTCGACCAGGTGGCGCAGATCATTGCCGGTGGAGCATCATCCACTCTGGCGTTGAAGGGGTCAACCGAGCAGGAGCAGTTCGAGGAAGCCATTCTGCCCCCTCCGGTTACCGCCACCACGCCCGCGAAGCGAGTGGCCTAAAGCCTTAGCCGCATACAAATCTTCTGAATTGCTGGCACCACGGACAGGTGGAACTTTCATCCAACCACCTGCGCCATGGATCGCTACCTCTGTATTCACGCCCATTTCTACCAACCACCCCGCGAAAACCCGTGGTTAGAGGCCATCGAGGTCCAGGACTCCGCATACCCCTATCACGATTGGAATGAACGAATCACTGCGGAGTGTTATGCGCCGAATTCGGCCGCGCGGATTCTAGACAGCGAAGGTCACATCGCCAAAATCGTAAATAACTATTCGCGTATCAGCTTCAACTTCGGCCCAACCCTGCTTTCCTGGATGGAAGACTCCGCCCCGCAGGTTTATGAGCAGATTCTGAACGCGGATGAGGAAAGTCAAAACTCGTTCTCCGGCCACGGCTCTGCACTTGCGCAAGCTTACAACCACATGATCCTGCCGCTGGCAACGCGGCGCGACAAATATACCCAGATTCTGTGGGGCATTCGCGATTTCGAAAAACGGTTCGGGCGTTTTCCCGAAGGCATGTGGTTGCCGGAGACAGCTGTAGATGTGGAAACGCTGGAGGTGCTGGCTGAGCTTGGAATCCGGTTCACCATCCTCGCGCCTCACCAGGTGCGGCAGGTGCGCAAGATCGGAGGGCAGCGCTGGCGCAATGTGGAAGGCGCCAGGATTGATCCCACACGCGCGTATGTCATGCCTCTTCCTTCGGGACGAAGCATCAATCTGTTCTGTTACGACGGGCCGATCTCGCGCGCCGTAGCGTTCGAAGGCCTGCTCTCGAATGGGGAGCACTTCGCCCAGAGACTCATGAGCGGTTTTTCCGACTCTCGCCGCTGGCCGCAACTGATGAACATCTCCACCGACGGCGAAACTTACGGCCATCATCACGTGCATGGTGACATGGCGCTCGCCTATGCCTTGGAATATATCGAGTCGAACAAGCTCGCTCGCATCACGAATTACGGCGAATATCTCGAGAAGCATCCGCCCGTGCACGAGGTGGAGATCATTAACAATACCTCCTGGAGCTGTGCCCACGGAGTGGAGCGCTGGCGAAGCGATTGCGGATGCAATTCAGGTGGGCACGCAGACTGGCGCCAACACTGGAGGGCACCACTCCGCCAGGCGCTCGACTGGCTGCGTGATAGCCTGGCCGGGCCTTATGAGCAGAGGGCGCGCGAGTATCTCAAAGTTCCGTGGGCGGCGAGAGATGAATACGTCAACGTGGTATTGGATCGCTCGCGGCGGTCGCGGCAAGGGTTTCTCGAGCGACATGCCGCGCGCCAGCTCACCCTTGACGACGAAGTGGTCGTCTGGAAGCTGCTGGAAATGCAACGCCACGCCATGCTGATGTACACGAGTTGCGGCTGGTTTTTTGATGAGCTCTCGGGAATCGAGACCGTGCAGGTGATCATGTATGCGGGACGGGCCATCCAGCTGGCACGGGAAACCCTGGGACAAGACTTCGAGCCGGAGTTTCTAAATCGGTTGCGGCAGGCCAAGAGCAATCTGCCGGCGTACTCTGACGGTGCTCTGATTTACCAGATATGGGTCAAGCCGGCGAAGCTTGATCTACTCAAAGTTGCAGCTCATTTTGCGATAAGTTCGCTGTTCGATCACCACGCGGAAGAGAGCTCTATCTATTGCTATCAGGTCACAGTGCGGCACAGACGGCCATTGCAGTCCGGCCGCCTCAGGCTGGAACTCGGCCACGCAGATGTTTGCTCCAAAATTACGCAGGAGACTAGCGCCTTTACCTATGGAGTTCTGCATTTCGGCGATCACAACATCAACGCCGGAGTAAGGAACTTTCAGGGGCAGGAGGCTTATCGGAATACGCTGCAGGAAGTGTCAGCAGCGTTTAATCGGACCGATGTGGCCGAATCACTGCGCCAATTGGACAAGCACTTTGCTGGTGCCGGCTACACCCTGAAATCGCTGTTCCGCGATGAGCAGCGCCGCATCGTGCGGCAAATCCTGGACACCAGCCTCACCGAGGCGGAGGCCAACTATCGGCAGATTTACGAGAGCGATGGCCCGCTTCTGAGGTTCCTGAGCGAAATCAAAGTGCCGCGTCCAAAAGTGCTGCACATGACCGCCGAATTTGTGTTGAACAGCAATCTGCGACACGCGTTTGAGGCTGAAGAATTGGATTTGGGTAATATCGCAGGCCTCATGGATTCGGTGGCGCGCGAGGAAGTAACCCTCGACAACGCTGGTCTGGCGTACACCCTGAAGAACAGGCTCTCCGCGATAGCCGACGAGTTGACGAAGGACCCCCAGAACCCCGCGCTGCTCGATCGTTTTGAAGCTGCAGTGCGGCTCGCACGCGCCTTACCGTTTGAAGTTGACTTGTGGAAAGCGCAAAACGTCTGCTATCAGCTGGCACGGCAGGTGTTAGCGGGGACAGGATGCGAGGAGCGCGATGAACGGTTGCGGCGCTGGGTCAAGATCTGCGAACTGCTGGGCGTTCGATGCGAAGCTTCCACTGAGGACCTTTCCCTGAAACCCTTGCCAGTAGCGGCCTAGAATAGAATTTCGCCGCCGAAATGCTACTTTCTTACGCGCGCATTTTGAACCGGAAGTGGTGCAACTGAGACCGCGCATAACGCCGCTGGATGCGCCTTTCCAATGACCGGTAGTTGCAAACGGGCATCCGGAGCCGATTTTCACAGTTGACAACCGCCCACAGGCAGAGCTTAATAGCGGGCACAGGTCCCAAGCTCACATCTATAGCGCGGTACAGGGCAGAAGCGGGCCTGTTCAGGAGCGAAGATGAACAAAGCGGATCTAATCGATAAAATTGCGGCTGGTTCCCGCATCAATAAAACCCAGGCAGCCGCTGCCATTGATACGCTGGTTGATAGTGTTACCGGCGCTCTGCGCAAAGGAGATCGGGTAGCCCTCGTGGGCTTCGGAACGTTCTCCGTATCGCAGAGAAAAGCCCGCAACGGGCGCAATCCCCAAACCGGCGCCGTGATCAAGATCGCGGCCCGCAAAGTAGCCAAATTCACAGCCGGAGCCGAACTCCGCAAGGCAGTGAATAAGAGCAAATAGTTTAGGTGTTTTTCTGGCGGCAGGGGGTCGGCCCTGCCGCCTTTATTATTTTTGGCGCCCGATGGAAACGTGATCCTGCCGCGTAGGGTTGCCGAGCTGGCGCTCGGCCGCACAGGCGAGGGCGCCTGTGCCCACGTGAGTCCCTCCATCGGCTTGCGTACCCCGCCCTCGGCTGGGCGGCTGAGCGAAGCTCAGCACGTAAGCTGCCCCGGGTTTGCCCGCATCGTTTCGCCTCTTGTAGAATCTAATATTCGGTTCACATTCTGGGAGACTTATGAAAGCCGCCATTCATCCTGATTATCATGAGGTCCGGGTGCACTGCGCCTGCGGCCACAACTTCACCACACGTTCCACGCACCGGGGAGACATCCACGTGGAAATCTGCTCCAGTTGCCATCCCTTCTTTACCGGAAAGCAGAAGCTGGTGGATACGGCTGGCCGTGTCGAGCGTTTCCGCCGCAAGTATGCCAAGGTGGATACCGCAAAGAAGGCCGAAACCGCGAAAAAGTAGTTCGCGAAAGAAGAGACTCGGATCCGTTATTCCGGTGGATGCAGAGGTGTTGGTTCCGAGCTCAAGAGAGTCCCGGCGCTGTCGTACTGACAGAACTACCCGGTTTTTCAAAGGCTGTAAAATAGCTTTGTGCAGAAGTTCTGGGACACTCCGGCAAAATTAACCACAACGGCCGCGGACGAGAGTGCCCGCCCTGAAGCTGTCCCTGCCTGCGTGAACATCGGCGGCATCGAGATCACGCCGGCGACCGTGCTCGCGCCCATGTCCGGGATCACGGACACCGTCTTTCGGAGATTCATCCGCAGTCTGGGTGGCTGCGGCCTCATCATGACCGAGTTCACGTCGGCCGATGGTGTCCTGCGTGATAAGCGCGTACCCCGCCGCTATCTTCACTTTTATGAAGATGAACATCCCATTTCTGCGCAGCTTTTTGGCAGTGATCCGCAGGTAATGGCGGATGCCGCCCGCATGGTGGAAGACCTCGGCTTCGACCTGGTGGACCTGAACCTGGGCTGCCCGGCTAAGAAAGTGGTGAAGTGCAACGGTGGCTCGGGGCTGCTGCGCGATCTGCCCGCGATTGGGCGGATTTTTGAGAAAGTGCGCTCGGCTGTGAAGATCCCCTTCACCGTAAAGTTTCGCGCTGGATGGAGCGATCAGGAGATTGTCTGCGTCGAGCTGGCCAAGATGGCCGAGAGCTGCGGACTTGCCGCGGTGGCCTTGCACGCCCGCACCCGCGAACAGGGCTACAGCGGCCAGGCACGCTGGGAGTGGATCGGCGCGGTCAAGGCGGCGGTAAAGATTCCGGTGATCGGGAATGGCGACGTGCGAATGCCCGAAAATGCTGCGGCCATAGTAGGGCAAACCGGTTGTGATGCGGTAATGATCGGGCGTGCAGCGGCGTCAAATCCGTGGATTTTTCGGCAGATTGCACAATATGGAGAAGCTGGCTGCTACGACCACCCGGGCGAAGCCGATCGCTACCAGTTAATCCGCACCTATTTCCAGATGCTCATCGAAGAAGAAATCCCAGGGGCGACGGGCAAGATGAAGCAGTTCGCTTCCTGGTTTACGCATGGCGTCACCAATGGCGCGTCTTTGCGAAAAGCTGTGTATGAGGCCAGAGCGGAGCGCGAAATTTTGGAGCGGGTGGACGAGTTCTTTCAAGTAAGCGTTTCTTAGTCGGACCACTACACGGGTTTGGCGGTCAGCTTGTTTCCTTCCCTTTCTACATAAGCCCATGGCGTGGTCGGATCGTGGGTGAATACAACCAGCCACTTTTCCGGAATTGCTGCTTGATAAAACCGCTTGCGGCTCTCGATCGTTTCCAGCGGAAAAAGATCGTAGGCCATGACCCAGGTCAGGTCGAGATGTGCTGTGGTCGGGATCAGATCGGAGATGTAGCAGGCTTTCTTGCCGCCGCTCTGGATCATGACCGCCTGCATGTTACGTGTGTGTCCAGGAAACACTTGCACTGAAATTCCGGGCACGATCTCGCGGTCTCCGCGGAGCAATCTCATCTGGCCCGACTCGACCAGCGGGTCGTAATTCTCGCTGATGTAGCTGACGCGGTCGCGTTCCAGTTGCTTGCGCCCATGCTGCCACTCGACTTCTTGTACGTAGTAGGTCGCCTTGGGAAAGGTGGGCACACCGCGGCCGTTCTTACGAAGCGTGTTCCAGCCGCAGTGGTCAAAGTGCAGATGCGTATTGATCACGGTATCTATATCTTCCGGCGCCACCCCGCCCGCGGAAAGGTTATCCAGCAGTTGTGATTTGGGACAGTAAATCTCGGTCATCTTCTCGCCAAGCTTATTGCCCATGCCGGTTTCTATAAGCACGGTATGCGTCCCTGTCCGCACCAACAAAGAATTCATGCCGACTGCCACGCGGTTCTTCTCGTCAGCTTGCATGCGGCGCTGCCACAGCATTTTGGGAACCACGCCGAAGAAAGCGCCGCCGTCGAGGTAGTAGTCGCCGTCAGAGAAGATGCTGAGCTCGAAGTCGCCAAGGGTGAAGCGGTGCACCGATCACTGGCTCCCTTGTGCGGAATGTACGCCCAGATGGCGCTCGAAGTGGTCCTGGATGAGATGGAACAGATGGGTACTGGCGGCCGGGCCGGATATGCCGTGGGTCTTGCCCGGATAAATCATAAAATCGAACTGCTTGCCAGCATTGATCAGCGCGTTCACGAATTGCACCGAGTTCTGGAAGTGAACGTTATCGTCTCCAGTACCGTGCGCCAGCAGCAAGCGCCCGTGGAGTTGCTCAGCAAAGTTAACCGGCGAACTTGTCCGATATCCCTCCGTATTCTCTTGTGGCAAGCCCATATAGCGTTCGGTGTAAATGG
This DNA window, taken from Terriglobales bacterium, encodes the following:
- a CDS encoding MBL fold metallo-hydrolase; translated protein: MHRFTLGDFELSIFSDGDYYLDGGAFFGVVPKMLWQRRMQADEKNRVAVGMNSLLVRTGTHTVLIETGMGNKLGEKMTEIYCPKSQLLDNLSAGGVAPEDIDTVINTHLHFDHCGWNTLRKNGRGVPTFPKATYYVQEVEWQHGRKQLERDRVSYISENYDPLVESGQMRLLRGDREIVPGISVQVFPGHTRNMQAVMIQSGGKKACYISDLIPTTAHLDLTWVMAYDLFPLETIESRKRFYQAAIPEKWLVVFTHDPTTPWAYVEREGNKLTAKPV